The nucleotide window CCGGATCAAGCGTGCCGTTGCGAGGCGGGGATGGAGGCGCGGACCAGAATCGAACTGGTGTACACGGCTTTGCAGGCCGCTGCGTAGCCACTCCGCCACCGCGCCATCCCGCCCTTTGCAAACCGTGGCTATCGGCTTGGTTTGCAAGGGGAGCCGTGAGGCTCCGTTCCTTCTTGCGAAGGTCCTCCTCGCGAAGGCGCTGGAACATAGAACGCTCATCCCTCCCGGTCAAGCACCCGAGTTGGGGTTTTTGAATTTTTTTTGTAACCTCCCGCACGGCCCCGGATTTCGGGTGAATTATGGTGCTTTTCAAGGCCTTCGTGGTGGTTCTTCGCGACCGATAGTGACGCTGGGGTCGCTTTGAAACAGCCCATCAACTCCATTGTGCGGCGCGCCTGCCTCGGGCTATAGTGCCGGTCAATTGGGGTGGTTTTCGCGCCTGGGGGACGAAAATTGCCGATTTACGCTTACGCCGCGCGTGCTGCGCGGCTTCTTGACGGAGGGGTTCAGCCCATGGATTTCGCGCGCGCTCGCCACAATATGGTCGAAGGCCAGATTCGCACCAATAAAGTCACCGACACCTTGGTCGTCGACGTGCTGGACGAATTGCCGCGTGAGGTTTTTGTCGCCGACTCTTTGAAAAGTCTCGCTTACATCGACGAAGACCTGATGGTCGGCCCGGGACGCATTTTGATGGAGCCGATGGTCCTGGCGCGCATGATGCAAGCCGCCGCCATCGAGGAAACCGATTTGGCCCTGGTGATCGCCGCCGCCACTGGATACGAGGCCGCCGCCATCGCGAAAATCGCATCCGCCGTGGTGGCGATCGAATCCGATTCCGATCTGCACCGCGCGGCGATGGAGAATCTGGCCGCGCAGGGTGCCGACACCGTCTCGATGTTGAAAGGCGACCTCGCCAAAGGTCATCCGGGACAGGGCCCTTACGACGTCATTTTCATCAACGGCGCGGCGGCCCAAGTGCCGGCCAGCCTGATCGATCAACTGGCCGACGGCGGGCGTCTGGTTTACGTCAAGCCCGGCGCTCAGGGCATTCCCGGCACCGGTAAGGCCATGCTGGTGAGCAAGGCCGACGGCGTGGTGTCCGAAATCGAATTGTTCGACGCCAACGTGCCCGCGCTGCCGGAATTCGCCGCCAAGCCGCAGTTCAGCTTCTAAGAGCACATCCGCCGGTTCGGCGGACAAAATGCTTGTGGGACTTGATATTCCCTTATTTAAGAATTATCTAATATTGAAATCTGGTGCGCAGGGCGGTTATCGCCGTCTTTGCGGCGCCAGTTTCCGACAATGCGTGTGAAAGAGACAACAATATGTGGGATCCTCTTATGACGAATGCGCCGCTGCCCCTCGAAATCGACGCTCACGGTTTGCACAAGATCCAAACCGAAAAGCTCAACGCCGCCTTTATCGATGTCCGCATGCCCTGGGAAGTGGCCCAGGCCCCGGCCGGCGACAGCCCCAACATTCCGCTCAACCAGTTGCCGCAGCACTTGGATCAGCTGCCCAAGGCCGACCATCTGGTGATCATTTGCGCGCATGGCAATCGTTCGATGATGGCGGCGCAGTGGTTGCGCCAAAACGGCTTCCACACCGCGCAGTCGCTGATGGGCGGCATGGCGTCGTGGCGCCGCTATCAGGAAATGGTCGCTTAAAAGCGCTGATTTCCTAAGCGTATAGACTCACCAAACGTTAACACCTGAGGGCTATGGTCTTTACATCGGGCGATGTATAGTCTTGGCTTCGGTTTGTATTGGGATTCTCGTTTCGGCTTTTTGACGGGCGGTTTCCCGTTGGACTTCCCCTTTCGGGCCGCCGAGGCCCGGACATACATGAAAAGCGCGAAGATAATGATGCAAGGCATGATGAAAAATCTCAAAAGCACGGTTTCTCGGGCAGTTCTCATCGGTTGCGTTGTCGGCGCCAGTGCGGCTCCGGCGCAGGCCGAGTCTTTGTTGAATGCCTTGGCCAAGGCTTATGCGACCAACCCGACCTTGCAAGCGACGCGCGCCACCACCCGCGCCACCGACGAAGGCGTCGCCCAGGCGCTTTCGGGCTGGCGTCCGTCGGTGTCCGCGACCGGCACCACGTCGCTCAAGCAACAAGAAACCAGCACCAATCCCGGGCGGGAAATTGACACCCGTCCAAAGACCTTGTCGCTCAACATCAGCCAATCGCTGTTTGCCGGTGGTCAGACCACGGCGGACATTTCCGCAGCTGAAAACAAAGTGCGCGCGCAACGGGCGCGGCTGTTGACGTCTGAGCAGACGGTGCTGTTGGACGCCGCGACGGCGTACCTCAACGTGTTGCGCGATCAGGCCGTGGTGGAACTTAACGTCAAGAACGAACAGGTTCTGGCCAGTCAGCTCGAAGCGACCCAGGACCGCTTCAACGTCGGTGAAATCACCCGCACCGACGTGCACCAGGCCGAATCGCGCTTGGCCGGCGCCGCCGCCGACCGCATCCAGGCCGAAGGCACCCTGGAATCGTCCCGCGCCGCCTATGCGAACTTGATGGGCGAGGCCGCCGCCTCTTTGGAGGCACCGCGCTTGTCTTTGCCGTTGCCCCCCAGCTTGGCCGAAGCCTTGAAACTGGCGGATAAAGCCAACCCCAGCGTGGTCGCCGCCGAATTCGATGAAAAAGCCGCGGTGGATGCAATCGACAGCACCAGCGGACAGTTGTTGCCTTCGGTGGATCTGAGCGGCAGCGCATCGCGCTCGCTCGACACGGCATCGAAGGACTATTGGGCCAACGCTTATGAAGCCAAGGTGACCATGAGCGTTCCTTTGTACCAAAGCGGTACGGTCTATTCCAAGCTGCGGCAAGCCCGTCAAACGGCCTCGGCCTCGCGCCTGACCACCGATCAAACGCGCCGCAACGTGGCCGAACAGGTGCGCACCGCATGGGAAACATTGGCCAGCACGCGGGCGCGAATCGAAGCCATCAAAACCCAGGTTCTGGCCGCCGAAACGGCTCTGGAAGGCGTTCAACGCGAAGCCAGCGTGGGCTCGCGAACGGTTCTCGACGTTCTCGATGCCGAGCAGGAATTGCTGGACGCGCGCGTAAATCTTGTTAAATCTCAAAGGGATGAGACAGTTGCGGAGTTGACTCTGTTGTCGTCCATCGGCAGTCTGACCGCAGCGGATTTGAACCTCGCTGTGGATTTATATGATGCACAAGGGCATTATCAGGGGGTCCGGGATAAGTGGTTTGGTGGCGATGTTGGGGACAATGCCGTCAAGTAAATTGTTGATAATACCGGGTCAGAATCACCTCGGGGGATAAGCGAGCTTTTTATGAGCGAAGACGCGCAAGGACAAAACGGCGAAGAGCCATCGATGGAGGACATCCTGGCCTCTATCCGCCGCATCCTATCGGAGGACGGTGAGGAAGAGGCTCCGGCTGCAGAGCCCGCACCTGCGGAAAACGATATGGCTGCCGCCATGGCGGAAATGGCGGCCGAGCCCGCGCCAGCACCGGAACCTGAACCGGAAGAAGAAATGGACATGGCTGCCGCCATGGCCGAAATGGAAGCCGAGCCCGAGCCGGAACCCGAAGAAGAAATGGACATGGCCGCGCTTATGGCGCAAATGGAGGCCGAAGAGGCATCCGAGCCGGAACCGGCGCCGATGATCGAATTGGCCGAGGACGAGCCCGAGCCGGAACCCGTTCCAGAACCGGTCGCTCCGCCGCCACCGCCCGTTGCTCCGGCACCGGTGCGCGAAGCCGCACCGCCACCACCGCCGCCGCCGCCACCACCACCGCGTCCGGGGGGCGAGCCCGATATCTCTTCGATCCTCGATTTGACCGAAGAGATGATCACCACGCTTCCGGAAGGTGCGGAAATGGCCAACGCGATCATCTCTGCCGGGGCTTACCGGGCCTCGACGGACGTCTTGGCCGATTTGGCGCGCGCCATCTTAAGCCAGCGCGAACTGCAAATCGGCGGATCGGACGTCACCCTCGAAGGCATGGTGCGCGAAATGATGCGTCCGCTGCTGAAAGAGTGGCTGGACCAGAACCTGCCGTACCTGATCGAGCGTCTTGTCAAAAAGGAAATCGACCGCATGATCAATCGAGCGGAGCGGTTGGACGACTGAACGTCTTAAGACCTCAAACAAAACGCCGCCCAGGCTTCCCCGGGCGGCGTTTTTGCTATAGAAACCAGAGCTTCATCTATTCGAGTTCAAGCCACGGACAGCACATCATGTTGGATAAGACCTATACCCCCAAAGACGTCGAAGCCCGGACCTACGAAATGTGGGAAAATTCCGGCGCATTCGCTTGCGGCCAGAAAAGGGATGGTGGCGAAAGCCAAGATGCCTACACCATCGTCATTCCGCCGCCCAACGTGACCGGCAGCTTGCACATGGGCCACGCGCTCAACAACACCTTGCAAGACATCATGATCCGTTACAACCGCATGCTCGGCAAGGATACGCTGTGGCAGCCCGGCACCGATCACGCCGGCATCGCCACGCAGATGGTGGTCGAACGCCAGATGGAAGCCGAAGGCCTGACGCGCCATGACTTGGGCCGCGACAAATTCATCGAACGGGTGTGGAAATGGAAAGCCGAAAGTGGCGGCACCATCACCGGTCAGCTGCGCCGTCTGGGCGCGTCGTGCGATTGGTCGCGCGAACGCTTCACCATGGACGAAGGTCTGTCCAAGGCGGTGCAAAAGGTGTTCGTCGAACTGCATAAGGCAGGGCTGATTTATCGCGACAAGCGCTTGGTCAATTGGGACCCGATGCTGCACACCGCGATTTCGGATCTGGAAGTCGAAAACAAAGAGCAGAACGGCAAGATGTGGTACTTCAAGTACCCCATCGAAGGCCGCGACGGCGCATTCATCACCGTCGGCACCACGCGCCCGGAAACCATGCTCGGCGACACCGGCGTGGCGGTACACCCCGATGATGAACGCTACAAGGACCTGGTCGGCATGAATGTCGTGCTGCCGATCGTCGGGCGCCTGATTCCCATCGTCGCCGACGAATACGCCGATCCTGAAAAGGGCACCGGTGCGGTGAAGATCACGCCCGCGCACGACTTCAACGATTTCGAGGTCGGCAAGCGCTGCAAGCTCGAGGTCATCAACGTGTTGGATCACAACGCCGCTATCAACGACGTCGCACCGGAACACCTGCGCGGCATGGATCGTTTCGAAGCGCGCGATGCGATCGTTAAGGAAATGGAAGGCCTGGGGCTGCTCGAAAAGATCGAGGAAAACCCCATGACGGTGCCTTACGGCGACCGTTCCGGCGTGGTCATTGAGCCGTGGCTGCTGGATCAGTGGTTCGTCGATGCCAAGAAGCTCGCCGTCGACGCCATCAAAGCGGTCGAGGACGGGCGCACCACCTTCCATCCGAAATCTTATGAAAACATCTACTTCGACTGGATGCGCAACATCCAACCGTGGTGTGTGTCGCGGCAAATCTGGTGGGGCCACCAAATCCCCGCGTGGTACGGCCCCGACGGTCACCCGTTCGTCGAATACACCGAAGAGGAGGCCCGCGCCGCAGCCGAGAAGCACTACGGCGTCGCCACCGACATCACCCGCGACCCGGATGTGTTGGACACGTGGTTCTCGTCCGCGCTGTGGCCGTTCTCGACGCTCGGCTGGCCCGACGACACCCCGGAAGTGAAGCGGTACTACCCCACCGATTGCTTGGTGACGGGGTTCGACATCATCTTTTTCTGGGTTGCGCGCATGATGATGATGGGCCTGCACTTCATGAAAGAGGTGCCGTTCAAGGACGTCTACATCCACGCCCTGGTGCGCGACGAAAAAGGTCAGAAGATGTCCAAGTCCAAGGGCAACGTCCTGGACCCGCTGGAACTGATCGACCAGTTCGGCGCCGACGCGGTGCGCTTCACCATGACCAGCCAAGCGGTGCAGGGGCGCGACGTCAAACTGTCGACCAGCCGCATCGAAGGCTATCGCAATTTCGTCACCAAGATCTGGAACGCCGCGCGCTATGCGGAAATGAACGACTGCAAGCCGGTCGCCGGTTTCGATCCGGCGGGCGTCAACCTGACCGTCAACCGCTGGATCATCGGTAAGGCCGCGGAATCCGTCGCCAAGATCGAAACCGCGATCCAAAGCTACCGCTTCAACGAAGCTGCCGACGCGGGCTATCACTTCACCTGGGGCACGTTCTGCGACTGGTACCTGGAATTCACCAAGCCGATCTTGAACGGTGACGACGAAGCCGCCAAAACCGAAACCCGCGCCACCATGGCATGGGTGTTCGATCAGGTGCTGTTGATGCTGCACCCGATCATGCCGTATGTGACCGAAGAGCTGTGGAGCCAGATTGCTCAGCGCAATTCCATGCTGATGCTGGCCGACTGGCCGCGCCTTCAGGGTCTGGAAAACGCCGACGCGGAAGCCGAGATGGACTGGGTGGTGCGCTTGATTTCATCCGTGCGCACGGTGCGTTCGGAAATGAACGTCGAGCCCAAGGTGCAGTTGACCTTGCGCTTGAAGGACGCCAGCGCGGCGACCTTGGCACGCTTGGAAACGCACCGCGATCTGATCCACCGTCTGGCGCGCATCGAAGACAGCGCCGCGCTCGAAGGCGAGGTGCAAAAGGGCTCGGTCTCGGTGGTTCTGGACGAAGCCACCGTGGTGCTGCCGATGTCCGGCATCATCGACGTGGACGCCGAAAAGGCGCGTCTGGACAAAGAGATCAAGAAGCTCGATCCCGAAATCATGAAGTACGAAAAGAAGCTTTCCAACCAAGGCTTCCTCGCCAAGGCTCCGCCGGAAGTGGTCGCCGAGCAGACCGAACGCCTGGAAGGCTTGAAAGCGGACCGCGCTAAGTTGGATGAAGCCTTCGCGCGTTTGGCAGATCTGTAAGAAACGGTCGCGGGGGCACCGCGACCGTTATCCCCCGATAGTCTTATACTTAGCGTGCGCGAGCTAAGCAATCTATGCGATTGCTTCTCTTATTGTGGGCATCTCTTGATCGAGTCCGCCGACTGTGAGACAGTCGTTCGAATGCGGACTGTGACCAGGGGAAGCTTATGAGATTGTTGGTGCTGATTTGCGTTGTGGCGCTGGCCGCGTCATGCGCGCAGAAACCCGTTACGGCTTATCAACGCGGAAACCTTGCATATCGCGCGGGGGATTACTCAGAGGCCATGACCATCTTGAAGCCTTTGGCTGAATCCGGTCACAGCAGTGCTCAGCTCCGTGTCGCCTACATGTACAATGAAGGCCTCGGCGTGGCGAAAAATCGTTTCGATGCCTTGGATTGGTACTGCCGTGCGGCTCAGAGCGGTAGAGGTGCCGCGATCAACAACATTGGATATTTTCACGAGAATGGCTTTGTCGTTGCACGCGACTTGGACAAGGCGATTGAGTGGTATCGCCTGGGGGCAAATCTGGACAATCCGTTCAGTCAGTATCAATTAGGGAAATTTTACCTGCGGGGACAATACCTGCCAAAGGATCTTGAACAAGCCTATCTGTGGCTGAATCTCGCCCATAAACAAACTTTCAGCTTGGAGCGGGATGCCGCATTGCTGATCTACGATGTAGAGCAACTGCTTACAAGCGAACAGATTATGTCTGGTGACGCCGCCGTCAAAGCGTGGAAGCCTTCTCCCTTCACCGATGAGATGGCGGCGTGGGTTCGTTCGTCCAAGGCGTGTTCATAGACGCCGGGTTCAAGATATGTCTATACCATTGAGCAAAAGCGCAGGGACGAACATGCGACATCTGTTTCTGATGACGATCATGGCTTTGGCCACGGCTTGCGTCCAGCAGGCGCAAACGACATTTGAGAAAGGTATGCAAGCTTACGAGCAAGGGGATTACGAGCAAGCTTATGCGAAGATGCTGGCGCTTTCTGAGGCCGGTCGTGCCGATGCGCAATTCAACCTCGGCCAGTTTTACCGCCAGGGACATGGCACGGCACAGAATTATGTTGAAGCCATGCGATGGTACTGCCGTGCCGCTTATGGGGGCGATAAAAACGCGGTTTCATTCATAGGGGTGATGTATGAAGACGGTTTGGGGATGCCTTCGGATCAGGTGAAGGCCATGCAATGGTATCGGATGGCTGCGGATCTGAACGCACCTTTCGGGCAACTCATTCTGGCGAGGGAGTATGCGGAGGGAGGCAGCTTGCCAAAGGATCCGGTAAAAGCCCACTTTTGGCTGAACTTACTGTTTTTGCAAGATCTTAGCTACCTTGGCCATGACTGGGAAACCGTCCAGTATATTGATGACCTTGAAACAAAAATGACGCCGCAACAAATTCAAGCCAACACCGATGCGGTAAAGGCATGGAAACCCGTTCCGTTCGACACCCTGTTTGGGCGCATCAAATCGTCAGAGGCGTGTCGAAAAACGCTTGCGCACGTTCAGTAAGAAAAGCTCCTGAAGTGTTCCAGGGTGGAGGGGCGAAACGACGTTTCAACCCCTCTTTCCCCCGATCAAAAGGATCAGCCGTGGCGGTAGCGATGGATGCGCATCGGGCGCACGATCTTCCTCTCCATGGCCGGTTCGAAATCGTTGAGCAAGGTACGGATGGCCTCGATCGCCTCGCCTGGGTGGGCGGTGGCGGTCGCGTGCATTTGAGGCTCCACGATGGCGGTGGCCAGGGAAAGCATCTGTGCGCCATCCGGGGGCATTGCATCAAACGGTGAGAGCTTCGTCATCGAAGTCATCCTTATTCAAGTGTTAGGGGCGCCGCAGGTGGGGCGGGGTCAGCAGGCCCCACCTGCGGCCAACGGCCAAATCCTTGGCAGCAGAACAAGCCGTTGTGTGAGAAACCGACGCCCGCAGTGTGAGTGAGGCTGTCGCTTTCTGCGTGAAGTCAGTCTGAAGGGGATCTGCTTCGAATTAAATTTGCGCCGCAATGCATCATTATACAAACGAAATTATCTTATTACTAAAATTTATAAATTCGATTAGAATGATCTGCGCCCAAATCTGTAATCGGGAAACGCCATCATGGATGTGAACCTCGCCAAGACATTCGTCGCCGTCTACGAGACGGGAAACTTCAACCGCGCCGCCGAAAAGCTCAACGTCACCCAATCGACGGTGAGCATCCGCATTCAAAATCTTGAACAGCAGCTCGGCCGGTCCCTGTTCGTGCGCTCGCGTGCAGGCACGGAATTGACAGTCGCGGGCCAGCGTTTTTACCCTCATGCCACCCATCTGCTGCGCATCTGGCAGCAGGCGCGTCACGACTTGGTGTTGCCGGAAACGATTCGCGACGTGTTTTCCATTGGCGGTCAGTTCACCTTGTGGGATGAGCTGCTGCTCAGTTGGCTGCCGTGGATGCGCCAAACCCTTCCCGAAGTCGCGTTACGCGCGGAAGTGGGTTTTCCCCAAGACTTGATCAAACAGCTGCAAGAGGGCTTGCTGGACATCGGCGTGATGTACACGCCCCAGGCGCGCGGTGGCTTGACGATCGAAGAATTGCTCAAGGACAAGTTGGTGTTGGTGTCGACCAGCGCCGAAGGCGGCGGGCCGGGTACAGACGGCTACGTGTTCATCGACTGGGGGCCGGAATTTCAGGCCGAACACGACATGGCCTATATGGACAGCACCTACCCGGCGATCTCCGTCAGTCAAGGCATGCTCGGCTTGCAGCACATTCTCAACTGCGGCGGTTCGGGCTACCTGCCCAAACGCTTCGTGCAAAAGCAGGTCGATGCCGGACGATTGACCCGCGTTGCCGATGCGCCGTCGTTTTCGCGCGCGATCTACATGATCTATCCCACTGAACGCGCCGAGGGAGAACGGTTCGCCCAGGCCCTGTCGGGATTGCGGGCTGTGGCGGCCAAACGTCAAGCGGATTGAACCGCAACCAAATTGCCAACAAAAAAG belongs to Magnetovibrio sp. and includes:
- a CDS encoding protein-L-isoaspartate O-methyltransferase, with protein sequence MDFARARHNMVEGQIRTNKVTDTLVVDVLDELPREVFVADSLKSLAYIDEDLMVGPGRILMEPMVLARMMQAAAIEETDLALVIAAATGYEAAAIAKIASAVVAIESDSDLHRAAMENLAAQGADTVSMLKGDLAKGHPGQGPYDVIFINGAAAQVPASLIDQLADGGRLVYVKPGAQGIPGTGKAMLVSKADGVVSEIELFDANVPALPEFAAKPQFSF
- a CDS encoding rhodanese-like domain-containing protein, translated to MTNAPLPLEIDAHGLHKIQTEKLNAAFIDVRMPWEVAQAPAGDSPNIPLNQLPQHLDQLPKADHLVIICAHGNRSMMAAQWLRQNGFHTAQSLMGGMASWRRYQEMVA
- a CDS encoding TolC family outer membrane protein, producing the protein MMKNLKSTVSRAVLIGCVVGASAAPAQAESLLNALAKAYATNPTLQATRATTRATDEGVAQALSGWRPSVSATGTTSLKQQETSTNPGREIDTRPKTLSLNISQSLFAGGQTTADISAAENKVRAQRARLLTSEQTVLLDAATAYLNVLRDQAVVELNVKNEQVLASQLEATQDRFNVGEITRTDVHQAESRLAGAAADRIQAEGTLESSRAAYANLMGEAAASLEAPRLSLPLPPSLAEALKLADKANPSVVAAEFDEKAAVDAIDSTSGQLLPSVDLSGSASRSLDTASKDYWANAYEAKVTMSVPLYQSGTVYSKLRQARQTASASRLTTDQTRRNVAEQVRTAWETLASTRARIEAIKTQVLAAETALEGVQREASVGSRTVLDVLDAEQELLDARVNLVKSQRDETVAELTLLSSIGSLTAADLNLAVDLYDAQGHYQGVRDKWFGGDVGDNAVK
- a CDS encoding DUF2497 domain-containing protein, with the protein product MSEDAQGQNGEEPSMEDILASIRRILSEDGEEEAPAAEPAPAENDMAAAMAEMAAEPAPAPEPEPEEEMDMAAAMAEMEAEPEPEPEEEMDMAALMAQMEAEEASEPEPAPMIELAEDEPEPEPVPEPVAPPPPPVAPAPVREAAPPPPPPPPPPPRPGGEPDISSILDLTEEMITTLPEGAEMANAIISAGAYRASTDVLADLARAILSQRELQIGGSDVTLEGMVREMMRPLLKEWLDQNLPYLIERLVKKEIDRMINRAERLDD
- a CDS encoding valine--tRNA ligase; this translates as MLDKTYTPKDVEARTYEMWENSGAFACGQKRDGGESQDAYTIVIPPPNVTGSLHMGHALNNTLQDIMIRYNRMLGKDTLWQPGTDHAGIATQMVVERQMEAEGLTRHDLGRDKFIERVWKWKAESGGTITGQLRRLGASCDWSRERFTMDEGLSKAVQKVFVELHKAGLIYRDKRLVNWDPMLHTAISDLEVENKEQNGKMWYFKYPIEGRDGAFITVGTTRPETMLGDTGVAVHPDDERYKDLVGMNVVLPIVGRLIPIVADEYADPEKGTGAVKITPAHDFNDFEVGKRCKLEVINVLDHNAAINDVAPEHLRGMDRFEARDAIVKEMEGLGLLEKIEENPMTVPYGDRSGVVIEPWLLDQWFVDAKKLAVDAIKAVEDGRTTFHPKSYENIYFDWMRNIQPWCVSRQIWWGHQIPAWYGPDGHPFVEYTEEEARAAAEKHYGVATDITRDPDVLDTWFSSALWPFSTLGWPDDTPEVKRYYPTDCLVTGFDIIFFWVARMMMMGLHFMKEVPFKDVYIHALVRDEKGQKMSKSKGNVLDPLELIDQFGADAVRFTMTSQAVQGRDVKLSTSRIEGYRNFVTKIWNAARYAEMNDCKPVAGFDPAGVNLTVNRWIIGKAAESVAKIETAIQSYRFNEAADAGYHFTWGTFCDWYLEFTKPILNGDDEAAKTETRATMAWVFDQVLLMLHPIMPYVTEELWSQIAQRNSMLMLADWPRLQGLENADAEAEMDWVVRLISSVRTVRSEMNVEPKVQLTLRLKDASAATLARLETHRDLIHRLARIEDSAALEGEVQKGSVSVVLDEATVVLPMSGIIDVDAEKARLDKEIKKLDPEIMKYEKKLSNQGFLAKAPPEVVAEQTERLEGLKADRAKLDEAFARLADL
- a CDS encoding tetratricopeptide repeat protein, with protein sequence MRLLVLICVVALAASCAQKPVTAYQRGNLAYRAGDYSEAMTILKPLAESGHSSAQLRVAYMYNEGLGVAKNRFDALDWYCRAAQSGRGAAINNIGYFHENGFVVARDLDKAIEWYRLGANLDNPFSQYQLGKFYLRGQYLPKDLEQAYLWLNLAHKQTFSLERDAALLIYDVEQLLTSEQIMSGDAAVKAWKPSPFTDEMAAWVRSSKACS
- a CDS encoding tetratricopeptide repeat protein, which translates into the protein MTIMALATACVQQAQTTFEKGMQAYEQGDYEQAYAKMLALSEAGRADAQFNLGQFYRQGHGTAQNYVEAMRWYCRAAYGGDKNAVSFIGVMYEDGLGMPSDQVKAMQWYRMAADLNAPFGQLILAREYAEGGSLPKDPVKAHFWLNLLFLQDLSYLGHDWETVQYIDDLETKMTPQQIQANTDAVKAWKPVPFDTLFGRIKSSEACRKTLAHVQ
- a CDS encoding LysR family transcriptional regulator, producing the protein MDVNLAKTFVAVYETGNFNRAAEKLNVTQSTVSIRIQNLEQQLGRSLFVRSRAGTELTVAGQRFYPHATHLLRIWQQARHDLVLPETIRDVFSIGGQFTLWDELLLSWLPWMRQTLPEVALRAEVGFPQDLIKQLQEGLLDIGVMYTPQARGGLTIEELLKDKLVLVSTSAEGGGPGTDGYVFIDWGPEFQAEHDMAYMDSTYPAISVSQGMLGLQHILNCGGSGYLPKRFVQKQVDAGRLTRVADAPSFSRAIYMIYPTERAEGERFAQALSGLRAVAAKRQAD